A single genomic interval of Antarcticibacterium arcticum harbors:
- the cmk gene encoding (d)CMP kinase, with protein MNRKITIAIDGFSSTGKSTVAKQLAKELGYVYVDTGAMYRAVTLFAMRNSLISSQGVDEKGLIEKLPEVSLKFIFDEKRGFAAMYLNGEDVEDEIRQMEVSGNVSKVATISEVRQKLVSQQQLMGKERGIVMDGRDIATVVFPDAELKLFMTASPEERATRRFKELQSKGQEVSYEEVLKNVEDRDLMDTTREDSPLVMAEDSIEIDNSFLNPEEQYKIVLELAREMIEQEN; from the coding sequence ATGAACAGGAAAATAACTATCGCCATAGACGGGTTTTCATCAACAGGAAAAAGTACGGTTGCCAAACAACTTGCAAAGGAATTGGGTTACGTTTACGTTGACACCGGAGCCATGTACCGGGCAGTAACCCTCTTTGCTATGAGAAATTCCCTCATTTCTTCACAAGGTGTAGATGAAAAGGGACTTATTGAAAAATTACCCGAAGTTAGCCTGAAGTTCATTTTTGATGAAAAGCGTGGCTTTGCAGCTATGTATTTAAATGGGGAGGATGTGGAAGATGAGATACGGCAAATGGAAGTGTCCGGTAACGTAAGTAAGGTTGCAACAATTTCAGAAGTTCGCCAGAAATTGGTCTCCCAGCAACAGCTTATGGGAAAGGAAAGGGGAATAGTTATGGACGGCCGCGATATTGCAACTGTTGTATTTCCCGATGCTGAACTTAAACTGTTTATGACCGCCTCTCCCGAGGAAAGGGCAACCCGTAGATTTAAAGAGCTGCAGTCTAAAGGGCAGGAGGTAAGCTATGAAGAAGTTCTAAAGAACGTAGAAGACAGGGACCTTATGGACACCACCCGTGAAGACAGCCCGCTTGTTATGGCTGAAGATTCTATTGAAATAGATAATTCCTTTCTAAACCCAGAGGAACAGTATAAAATAGTATTGGAACTTGCCCGGGAAATGATAGAACAGGAAAACTAA
- a CDS encoding Gmad2 immunoglobulin-like domain-containing protein yields MQKLIWLVFLLLLTSCGEQKKSNKDPDPVVPKRETPVNPTKDLLSITNPRDGEQISSPLPLEGRARGYWFFEADAPVTLVDEYYSVLSQTYITAVGDWMTEDWVEFRGELSFPEPPTKTGYIIFYKANPSGLKEHSNSDTIRVVFK; encoded by the coding sequence ATGCAGAAATTAATATGGTTGGTTTTTTTGCTTTTACTTACCTCCTGCGGTGAGCAAAAAAAATCAAATAAAGATCCGGATCCCGTTGTTCCTAAAAGGGAAACGCCTGTAAATCCTACAAAAGATTTGCTTTCTATAACCAATCCTAGAGATGGAGAACAAATAAGCTCGCCTTTGCCCCTTGAAGGCCGCGCCCGGGGATATTGGTTTTTTGAAGCCGATGCTCCGGTCACACTGGTTGATGAATATTACAGTGTCCTTTCTCAAACTTATATTACTGCAGTTGGGGATTGGATGACAGAGGACTGGGTAGAATTTCGTGGGGAATTAAGTTTTCCTGAACCTCCAACAAAAACCGGGTATATAATTTTTTACAAAGCCAACCCTTCAGGATTGAAAGAACACAGTAACAGTGACACCATCAGGGTGGTATTTAAATAA
- the rpsA gene encoding 30S ribosomal protein S1, with amino-acid sequence MAEETKNQEIQDTENSEVQTQETTSPQQENPEKFLADFNWHNYEEGIDPVDDTKLEEFEKLVAENFVDTLDDEVTTGRVINITDRDAIIDINAKSEGVISLNEFRYNPDLKVGDEVEVLIDVREDATGQLILSHRKARVIMAWDRVNKAHDESLIVNGFVKCRTKGGMIVDVFGIEAFLPGSQIDVKPIRDYDAYVGKTMEFKVVKINHEFKNVVVSHKALIEADIEEQKKEIIGQLEKGQVLEGTVKNITSYGVFVDLGGVDGLIHITDLSWSRINHPNEIVELDQKLNVVILDFDEAKTRIQLGLKQLHKHPWEALDENLKVGDKVTGKVVVIADYGAFIEVAEGVEGLIHVSEMSWSTHLRSAQDFVKVGDEVEAQILTLDRDDRKMSLGIKQLSADPWTDITAKYPVGSKHTGIVRNFTNFGVFVELEEGIDGLIYISDLSWTKKIKHPSEFTNVGDKLEVVVLELDVDGRKLSLGHKQTETNPWDKYETEFAVGTTHTAEISEIVDKGATIEFNEDITAFVPTRHLEKEDGKKLNQGESAEFQIIEFNKEFKRVVASHTAIHKEEEQQIVKQAAKKQAAQSNEKTTIGDVNAELQALKDKMEGK; translated from the coding sequence ATGGCTGAAGAAACAAAAAATCAAGAAATTCAGGATACTGAAAATTCTGAAGTTCAAACTCAAGAGACTACATCTCCACAACAGGAAAATCCTGAAAAATTCCTTGCAGATTTTAACTGGCACAACTACGAAGAGGGTATAGACCCTGTAGATGATACCAAACTGGAAGAGTTTGAGAAGCTTGTAGCAGAGAATTTCGTTGACACTTTAGATGATGAAGTTACCACAGGTAGAGTGATCAACATCACAGACCGTGATGCGATCATTGACATTAATGCGAAGAGTGAAGGGGTAATTTCCTTGAATGAATTTCGTTACAATCCAGACCTTAAGGTTGGAGATGAGGTAGAAGTTTTAATTGACGTGCGTGAAGATGCTACAGGACAATTAATCCTTTCTCACCGTAAAGCCCGTGTTATTATGGCGTGGGATCGTGTGAACAAAGCACATGATGAGAGCTTAATAGTAAATGGTTTTGTTAAATGTCGTACCAAAGGTGGTATGATCGTTGACGTTTTTGGAATTGAGGCTTTCTTGCCAGGTTCACAAATAGACGTAAAACCAATTCGCGATTACGATGCGTATGTAGGTAAAACAATGGAATTCAAAGTTGTTAAGATTAACCACGAATTCAAGAACGTTGTAGTATCTCACAAAGCGCTTATCGAAGCAGATATTGAAGAGCAGAAGAAAGAGATCATTGGTCAGTTAGAAAAAGGTCAGGTACTTGAAGGTACTGTTAAGAACATTACTTCTTACGGTGTGTTCGTAGATCTTGGTGGTGTAGATGGACTTATCCATATTACAGATCTTAGCTGGTCACGTATCAATCATCCAAATGAGATCGTTGAACTTGATCAAAAACTTAACGTTGTAATTCTTGACTTTGATGAAGCTAAGACAAGAATTCAATTAGGATTAAAACAATTGCACAAACACCCATGGGAGGCTTTAGACGAAAACTTAAAAGTTGGGGATAAAGTAACCGGGAAAGTTGTTGTAATTGCAGATTACGGAGCATTCATTGAAGTTGCTGAAGGTGTTGAAGGTCTTATCCACGTTTCTGAAATGTCCTGGAGTACCCACCTGCGTTCTGCACAGGATTTCGTGAAAGTAGGGGATGAGGTTGAAGCACAGATCTTAACTTTAGATCGTGATGACCGTAAAATGTCACTTGGTATCAAGCAACTAAGCGCAGATCCATGGACAGATATTACTGCCAAATACCCTGTAGGTTCTAAGCACACAGGAATTGTGCGTAACTTTACAAACTTTGGTGTATTCGTAGAATTGGAAGAAGGAATTGACGGACTTATTTATATCTCTGATCTTTCCTGGACCAAGAAGATCAAGCATCCTAGTGAATTCACCAACGTAGGTGATAAACTGGAGGTTGTTGTTCTTGAACTTGATGTTGATGGCCGTAAACTTAGTTTAGGTCACAAACAAACCGAGACCAATCCCTGGGATAAGTATGAAACTGAGTTTGCTGTAGGTACAACCCACACTGCTGAAATTTCTGAAATAGTAGACAAAGGAGCGACTATCGAGTTTAACGAAGATATCACTGCTTTTGTTCCTACCCGTCACCTTGAAAAAGAAGATGGTAAGAAATTGAACCAGGGAGAGAGTGCAGAATTCCAGATCATTGAATTCAACAAAGAATTCAAAAGAGTGGTAGCATCTCACACTGCGATACATAAAGAAGAAGAACAGCAAATAGTTAAGCAGGCTGCTAAAAAACAAGCTGCCCAGTCTAACGAAAAAACCACCATTGGTGATGTAAATGCTGAGCTTCAGGCTTTAAAAGACAAAATGGAAGGGAAATAA
- the pyrR gene encoding bifunctional pyr operon transcriptional regulator/uracil phosphoribosyltransferase PyrR produces the protein MSQKVLLNSKEINIILQRLACQLIENHPGFKETVIIGIQPRGVYLANRIIEILENDYKIKNIPYGHLDITFYRDDFRRGEKPLEANKTKIDFIVEDKRVVFIDDVLYTGRSIRAALTAIQSFGRPKEVELLTFIDRRFSRHLPIQPDYRGRQVDAINEEQVKVHWKENQGEDAVYLISK, from the coding sequence ATGAGCCAAAAAGTGTTGCTTAATTCAAAGGAAATCAACATTATTCTTCAGCGTTTGGCCTGCCAGTTAATAGAAAATCATCCGGGTTTTAAAGAAACCGTGATCATAGGCATACAACCCAGGGGAGTATATCTGGCCAACAGGATCATTGAGATCCTTGAAAATGACTACAAGATCAAAAATATACCTTACGGCCACCTGGACATTACTTTTTACAGAGATGATTTCAGGAGGGGAGAAAAACCTCTTGAAGCCAACAAAACCAAAATTGACTTTATCGTAGAAGATAAGCGGGTTGTGTTTATAGACGACGTGTTGTATACCGGCAGGAGTATAAGGGCGGCTTTAACCGCAATTCAATCTTTTGGGAGACCCAAAGAAGTGGAACTTCTTACTTTTATAGATCGCAGGTTCAGCAGGCATTTGCCCATCCAGCCAGATTACAGGGGAAGGCAGGTAGATGCTATTAACGAGGAACAGGTAAAGGTTCATTGGAAAGAAAATCAGGGAGAAGATGCCGTTTATCTTATATCAAAATAA
- a CDS encoding aspartate carbamoyltransferase catalytic subunit: MSELSVNHLLGIKYLKRDDIDLIFKTADHFKEVINRPIKKVPSLRDITIANLFFENSTRTRLSFELAEKRLSADVINFSSSSSSVSKGETLIDTVNNILSMKVDMVVMRHPNPGAGIFLSKHVNASIINAGDGTHEHPTQALLDTYSIREKLGEVKGKKVVIVGDILHSRVALSNIFALKLQGAEVKVCGPKTLIPKHIESLGVKVESNLRKALEWCDVANMLRVQNERMEISYFPNTREYTQQFGVNKALLDSLDKPVVIMHPGPINRGVEITSDVADSKQAIILDQVQNGVAIRMAVIYLLASKIKP, encoded by the coding sequence ATGAGCGAACTAAGTGTTAACCACTTATTGGGAATAAAATACCTTAAAAGGGATGATATAGACCTTATCTTTAAAACGGCTGATCATTTTAAGGAAGTGATCAACCGGCCTATTAAAAAGGTCCCGTCCCTGCGCGATATCACTATTGCAAATCTATTTTTTGAGAACAGCACCAGGACCCGGTTATCCTTTGAACTTGCCGAAAAAAGGTTAAGTGCAGATGTTATTAATTTTTCTTCCTCTTCCTCTTCTGTAAGCAAAGGAGAAACCCTTATAGATACAGTAAACAATATCCTGTCTATGAAGGTAGATATGGTAGTTATGAGGCACCCAAATCCCGGAGCCGGCATTTTTCTTTCAAAACATGTAAATGCCAGTATAATTAATGCGGGAGACGGCACTCATGAACATCCCACCCAGGCATTGTTGGATACCTATTCCATAAGGGAAAAACTTGGCGAGGTTAAAGGAAAAAAAGTGGTTATAGTAGGGGATATACTGCACAGTAGGGTAGCTTTGTCCAACATATTTGCCCTTAAACTTCAGGGAGCTGAAGTAAAGGTGTGTGGCCCTAAAACTTTGATCCCGAAACATATTGAGTCCCTGGGGGTGAAAGTGGAATCCAATTTAAGAAAAGCTTTGGAGTGGTGTGATGTTGCAAACATGCTACGGGTGCAAAATGAAAGAATGGAGATTAGCTATTTTCCCAACACCAGGGAATATACACAGCAATTTGGGGTAAATAAAGCACTACTGGACTCTCTGGATAAACCTGTGGTAATAATGCACCCCGGGCCTATTAACAGGGGGGTTGAGATCACCAGTGATGTTGCCGATTCAAAACAGGCTATTATTCTGGACCAGGTTCAAAACGGGGTAGCAATAAGAATGGCAGTTATATATTTACTGGCATCAAAAATAAAACCTTAA
- a CDS encoding ribonuclease Z, with protein MEITRKDNYSILTYDSGDMADFATYLTKHHTDFEKDNVIVDVLDHGDLDVKELLMFLEISDLHRANKRSFVIASNPVSVENLPQELMIAPTLREAEDIINMEELERELGF; from the coding sequence ATGGAAATAACGCGGAAAGATAATTACAGCATTCTTACTTATGATAGCGGGGATATGGCAGACTTTGCGACTTATCTCACCAAGCATCATACAGATTTTGAGAAAGATAATGTGATCGTAGATGTTCTGGATCATGGCGATCTGGATGTAAAAGAGCTCTTAATGTTCCTGGAGATATCAGACCTTCATCGGGCAAATAAAAGATCCTTTGTAATAGCAAGTAATCCGGTAAGTGTTGAAAACCTTCCGCAGGAACTTATGATCGCTCCCACCTTACGGGAAGCAGAAGATATTATAAACATGGAAGAACTCGAGAGGGAGCTGGGCTTTTAA
- a CDS encoding ribonuclease Z codes for MKLTILGCYAATPRTFTNPTSQVLEINRHTFLIDCGEGTQVELRRNKIKFSRIQHIFISHLHGDHFYGLIGLISTFRLLNRETDLHVYGPKGIKEIITLQLKLANSWTNYLLIFHELEGKEPQVIFEDEKVSVETIPLKHRIYTNGFIFREKPGLRKLLINEAVEHKIDVTLYQSLKLGKDVISEEGKLIPNEYVTAPPDPPLSYAYCSDTVFDMDIVNQIKESSVLYHEATFLEENADLAFPTKHSTAKQAATIAREANVGKLILGHYSTRYADISLFAKEANLIFSRVELADDGKTFNF; via the coding sequence ATGAAGCTCACCATATTAGGCTGTTACGCTGCCACTCCCAGGACATTTACCAATCCCACTTCGCAGGTACTGGAGATTAACCGGCATACATTCTTAATAGATTGTGGTGAAGGTACGCAGGTAGAGTTAAGAAGAAATAAAATTAAATTCTCCAGGATACAGCATATCTTTATTTCCCATCTTCATGGCGATCATTTTTATGGACTTATAGGTTTGATCTCCACCTTCAGGCTCCTTAACCGGGAAACCGATTTGCACGTATACGGGCCAAAAGGAATCAAAGAGATTATTACCCTGCAACTTAAACTTGCCAATTCCTGGACAAATTATTTGCTGATTTTTCATGAACTGGAGGGGAAAGAACCTCAGGTAATTTTTGAAGATGAAAAGGTAAGCGTCGAGACAATTCCTTTAAAACACCGTATCTACACGAATGGATTTATATTCAGGGAAAAACCGGGTTTAAGGAAACTGCTCATTAATGAAGCGGTGGAACACAAGATAGATGTCACATTATATCAAAGCCTTAAATTGGGAAAGGATGTAATATCGGAAGAAGGCAAATTGATCCCGAATGAATATGTTACCGCCCCACCAGATCCTCCTTTAAGTTATGCATATTGCAGTGATACTGTTTTTGATATGGATATAGTAAACCAGATTAAAGAAAGTAGTGTCTTATACCACGAAGCCACTTTCCTGGAAGAAAATGCAGACCTGGCATTTCCCACAAAACATTCTACCGCTAAACAGGCTGCAACTATTGCCAGGGAAGCCAATGTAGGAAAGTTGATTCTGGGGCACTATTCAACCCGATATGCCGATATTTCCCTGTTTGCAAAAGAAGCTAATCTCATCTTTTCACGGGTGGAATTGGCCGATGACGGAAAAACCTTCAATTTTTAA
- a CDS encoding CAP domain-containing protein yields MYTLTKQLCLALVCVLMFSSCTKDTDLTEENAAIKTADLVDYVTYSKIETEILKAVNDHRVSKGLTVLKKVDGITFLAADHNDYMIQNKNVSHDNFSYRYTTLVNTIGAKSVSENIGYGYRTSDAVVKAWLNSEGHRSNIEGNFTHFGISVSQDEDGKNYFTNIFARR; encoded by the coding sequence ATGTACACTCTTACAAAACAATTGTGTTTGGCTTTAGTTTGTGTTCTAATGTTTAGTTCCTGTACTAAAGACACCGATCTTACCGAAGAAAATGCTGCAATTAAAACGGCAGATCTGGTAGATTATGTTACCTACAGTAAAATTGAAACCGAAATTCTTAAAGCTGTTAATGACCACAGGGTAAGCAAAGGCCTGACTGTTCTTAAAAAAGTAGACGGAATTACTTTTCTAGCGGCAGATCATAATGACTATATGATCCAAAATAAAAATGTGAGCCACGACAATTTTTCCTATAGATATACAACCCTGGTGAATACAATTGGGGCAAAATCTGTGAGTGAGAACATTGGATATGGATATAGAACCTCAGATGCTGTTGTTAAAGCCTGGCTTAACAGTGAAGGACACCGCAGCAATATTGAAGGTAATTTTACTCATTTCGGGATCTCTGTATCTCAGGATGAAGATGGAAAGAATTATTTTACAAATATTTTCGCGAGGAGATAA
- a CDS encoding OmpA family protein: protein MKNFYYLILLLFIGNSFTVTAQTGKQKKADRLYNDLAYIEAVEVYKDLIENEYNATYNSLKLGDSYMKLRSPENAVFYYGDAINSENVAPEYYFKYAQALRGVKRYDESRQWLQKYREANGTNRTVDDLLAGDIKNFEIADEYSLEAVTFNSGLSDFGAFEKDGKIYFVSARDEGMSKKNKIYSWNGEPFLDIYQLDGETVTPLTGDVNTILHDGPLTITKDGKYMYFNRNNYLNNKQGKRDKENTNHLKIYRATNVNGQWKDIVELPFNNDAYSVGHPALAADEKTLYFASDMPNGFGGTDIYKVEILGDNVYGNPVNLGEQINTSLDESFPFITEYNVLYFSSNGHLGFGLMDIFKADLGVMNIKIENLGAPVNSNMDDFAYFQRDAINTGYFASNRDNGVDNIFGFNLLKPLMLKGNVTDKVNKRPVSNANIILQNENNEQIAFLETDEDGYYETLISRNKQYPIEAKHIEYQEKKGTVNSMDMDDKEELVYNIELDPIEDVEYLAEIDIIYFDFDKHNIRPDAARELDKLVDLMTNKYPELVIEIGSHTDIRGSNQYNEGLAERRAKSTYDYLISKGISADRIAAYTGYGERELAVECERCNKEQHQLNRRSVFKVVKMN, encoded by the coding sequence ATGAAGAATTTCTACTACTTAATACTTCTGCTTTTTATCGGGAACAGTTTCACGGTTACAGCCCAAACCGGAAAACAAAAGAAAGCCGATAGACTGTACAATGACCTGGCTTATATAGAAGCTGTGGAAGTTTATAAGGACCTCATTGAAAATGAGTATAACGCCACTTATAACAGCCTTAAACTGGGTGACAGTTATATGAAATTGCGCAGCCCTGAAAATGCGGTATTCTATTACGGAGATGCTATAAATTCTGAGAATGTTGCTCCTGAATATTATTTCAAATACGCCCAGGCGCTAAGAGGAGTAAAACGGTATGATGAGTCCCGCCAATGGCTTCAAAAGTACAGGGAAGCCAACGGAACTAACAGAACTGTAGATGACCTGCTTGCCGGGGATATCAAAAATTTTGAGATAGCAGATGAGTATTCTCTGGAAGCGGTAACATTTAACTCTGGTTTAAGTGATTTTGGAGCTTTTGAAAAAGATGGAAAGATCTATTTTGTCTCTGCAAGAGATGAAGGTATGTCCAAAAAGAATAAGATCTATTCCTGGAATGGGGAACCCTTCCTGGATATCTATCAATTGGATGGGGAAACCGTTACTCCATTAACCGGAGATGTAAATACAATTCTACACGATGGCCCGTTGACCATTACCAAAGACGGGAAGTATATGTATTTTAACCGTAACAATTACCTTAATAACAAGCAGGGAAAACGGGATAAGGAAAATACCAACCATCTAAAGATCTATCGTGCCACCAATGTAAACGGACAATGGAAAGATATAGTTGAACTTCCGTTTAATAATGACGCTTATTCCGTAGGTCACCCTGCCCTGGCAGCCGATGAGAAGACTTTGTACTTTGCATCAGACATGCCAAATGGTTTTGGAGGAACAGATATTTATAAAGTAGAGATCCTGGGGGACAATGTTTATGGCAATCCTGTAAACCTGGGAGAGCAAATAAACACCAGCCTGGATGAATCCTTTCCTTTTATTACAGAATATAATGTATTGTACTTCTCCTCAAACGGACATTTAGGCTTCGGTTTAATGGATATTTTCAAGGCAGACCTGGGTGTAATGAATATTAAGATTGAAAATCTTGGAGCACCTGTGAACAGTAATATGGATGATTTCGCCTATTTTCAGAGAGATGCGATCAATACAGGATATTTTGCTTCCAACCGTGATAACGGGGTAGATAATATTTTCGGGTTTAATTTATTAAAACCCCTGATGTTGAAAGGAAATGTAACCGACAAGGTTAATAAGCGCCCTGTGTCTAATGCGAATATTATTCTTCAGAATGAAAATAATGAGCAAATAGCTTTTCTTGAAACAGATGAAGATGGTTATTACGAAACCCTTATAAGCCGAAACAAGCAATATCCAATTGAGGCCAAACACATTGAATACCAGGAGAAGAAAGGAACTGTAAACTCAATGGATATGGACGATAAGGAAGAACTTGTCTACAATATCGAATTAGATCCAATTGAAGATGTTGAGTACCTTGCGGAGATAGACATAATTTATTTTGATTTTGACAAGCACAATATAAGGCCGGATGCCGCCAGGGAACTGGATAAACTGGTAGACCTTATGACCAATAAATATCCAGAGCTGGTAATTGAGATTGGTTCTCATACAGATATAAGAGGAAGCAACCAGTATAACGAAGGCCTGGCGGAAAGAAGGGCTAAATCTACCTACGATTACCTGATCTCTAAAGGAATAAGTGCAGATAGAATTGCAGCATATACCGGTTATGGAGAAAGAGAACTGGCGGTAGAGTGCGAAAGATGCAATAAAGAACAACACCAGTTAAACCGAAGATCGGTTTTCAAAGTGGTGAAAATGAATTAA
- a CDS encoding PorP/SprF family type IX secretion system membrane protein: MKNFYILIAILFAGLFSTQAQQLPQFTQYMYNTISINPAYAGSRDGLSLTALHRSQWAGISGGPQTQTISVHSPLSNEKVGLGLSVINDKAGYENYTYLYGDFSYTINVSSDVTLAFGLKGGMSYYDLDEDLFAEPSVIQDPFFRERFNKWTPNFGAGLYLSAQDWYLGLSAPKLLNNDNNEFSEYVALEQVHYYLTGGYVFDLSPNWKLRPTALVKATSGAPLSFDMSGTVIFDEKLYLGATYRIDDAIGAFVDFQIFEPLRIGYGYEYSISDLRPYTSGSHEVILIYEMRFKNTKYKSPRFF, encoded by the coding sequence ATGAAAAATTTCTATATCCTTATAGCGATACTTTTTGCAGGTTTGTTTTCAACACAGGCCCAGCAATTACCACAGTTCACCCAGTATATGTATAACACTATCTCCATAAACCCTGCATATGCGGGTAGCAGGGACGGGTTATCTCTAACGGCACTGCACAGGAGCCAGTGGGCAGGGATAAGTGGTGGGCCACAAACCCAGACAATTTCTGTTCATTCCCCCCTTTCTAATGAAAAAGTAGGTTTAGGGTTATCAGTAATAAATGATAAAGCAGGTTATGAAAATTACACTTATTTGTATGGGGACTTTTCCTATACCATCAATGTAAGCTCTGATGTTACCCTTGCATTCGGTTTAAAAGGAGGTATGAGTTATTATGACCTTGACGAGGATTTGTTTGCTGAACCAAGCGTGATCCAGGATCCGTTCTTCCGGGAACGTTTCAACAAATGGACGCCGAATTTTGGTGCAGGTTTGTATCTCTCTGCCCAGGACTGGTACCTTGGGTTGTCGGCCCCAAAACTTCTGAATAATGATAATAATGAATTCAGCGAATATGTTGCACTGGAACAGGTTCATTATTATTTAACAGGGGGTTATGTGTTTGACCTTAGCCCTAACTGGAAACTTAGGCCAACTGCCCTGGTAAAAGCAACATCAGGGGCTCCCCTATCCTTTGATATGTCTGGCACCGTGATCTTCGATGAGAAATTGTATTTGGGTGCTACCTACAGGATTGATGATGCCATTGGAGCTTTTGTAGATTTCCAAATCTTTGAACCCCTGCGTATAGGATATGGTTATGAATATTCAATTTCAGATCTAAGACCTTACACTTCAGGTTCACACGAGGTGATCCTTATATATGAAATGCGCTTTAAAAACACCAAATATAAATCTCCACGATTTTTCTAA